TAAAAGTACCAAACCCTTGTAACAACAACGGCAAACATAATTTTAAAATCTCCTTAATTTCATTTGTTTTGTATTTAAAATCAATATAATCCAGTCTTATCATTTTTAATAAACTGAATATGCCAACAAAACATGTAGCAATTGCAATTCCTAAAGCCCTCCCTTGCCAGCCAAAAGATAATGTAACAACAAAAACCAAGCTCAAGCCTAGGTTTAAAAATGTTAATCCTACTTGCCAAAAACCAAAACTTTTAACAAAGTCATTATTCCTAAGCAGAATTAAATTAAAATTATTAATTGCCGAAAAGCCTGCAATGGTTGGTATGATTATTAACCATTCAATAGGTAGCCCAATGAATATCAAATTGGAAAAATTAAATGATACAAATAGCAAAATAGTAGAAATCAACACCATTGAAACCAATATATATATCATATTTCCAATACTGATAGCTAATTCAGCCTTTGAAACTTTAAAAAATAGGCGATCTATGTTAAAACCCATACTTAATCCAATAACAGGAATTATAAATAATAGTGTCGTTTGAAAAAGGGAGACAGCACCGTACTCTGCTGGTGATAGATATGTTGTTAATACAGGTAATAAGAAAAAAGGGATCGCACCATTTAAAGCATTAAAAAAAATATATAGTATTGATTTTTTTATTAAATGATTAGTCCTAATTTTTTTTACAATATTTTTAATTTTATAGAAACTAAAATTAATTTTCATAGATCAAACAATTTATAATC
The nucleotide sequence above comes from Ignavibacteriota bacterium. Encoded proteins:
- a CDS encoding polysaccharide biosynthesis C-terminal domain-containing protein, producing MKINFSFYKIKNIVKKIRTNHLIKKSILYIFFNALNGAIPFFLLPVLTTYLSPAEYGAVSLFQTTLLFIIPVIGLSMGFNIDRLFFKVSKAELAISIGNMIYILVSMVLISTILLFVSFNFSNLIFIGLPIEWLIIIPTIAGFSAINNFNLILLRNNDFVKSFGFWQVGLTFLNLGLSLVFVVTLSFGWQGRALGIAIATCFVGIFSLLKMIRLDYIDFKYKTNEIKEILKLCLPLLLQGFGTFIIFQSNIYFINGILGKSEVGIYSVASAFAAMMGIFQDAISKTISPWFYKNLNLATNDLKQKIFKMNMLINFVLFITAFLTYFVSKILIIFMTNIKFHSAISLVLILAMASAFNGMYKISSVYFIHLFRTKLLSILTSITAVVSVILNYILISKMGNLGAAYALCSSLFLQFILVLFFSQKIYPLPIKEVFYSFIYRIKSK